ACTATTCCATCAAGACGGCAACCGATCCGACGAAGGAGGCAGGGAATGATCAAGCGGAGTCTCGTTCTCAACGGCAAACCCCAGACCGTGGTCACGGACCAGGAAGAGACCCTGGCCAACGTGCTGCGCAAGCAGCTCAAGCTCACCGGCACCAAAGTGGGCTGCGGCGAAGGCCAGTGCGGCGCGTGCAACGTGATCGTGAACGGCAAGCTCACGCGCTCCTGCGTGACCAAGTTCAAGCGCGTGGCCGACGGCGCGGAAATCTGGACCATCGAGGGCATCGGCCAGCCCGGCAACCTGCACCCGCTCCAGCTGGCCTGGATGGTGCACGGCGGCGCGCAGTGCGGCTTCTGCTCCCCCGGCTTCATCGTCTCCGCCAAGGCCCTGCTGGACGCCACCCCCAACCCCACCCGCACCGAGGTGCGCGAATGGTTCCAGAAGAACCGCAACGCCTGCCGCTGCACCGGCTACAAGCCCCTGGTGGACGCCGTGATGGACGCCGCCAAGGTGCTCAACGGCAAGCTCAAGGCCTCCGACCTGGCTTTCAAGCTGCCCGCCGACGGCCGCATCTGGGGCACCAACTTCCCCCGCCCCACCGCCGAGGCCAAGGTGACCGGCACCTGCGACTACGGCGCGGACCTGGGCGTGAAGATGCCCGAGAACACCCTGCAGCTGGCCCTGGTGCAGGCCACGGTTTCCCACGCCAAGATCAAGTCCATCGACACCTCCGAGGCACTGAAGATGCCCGGCGTGCACAGCGTGGTCACCCACAAGGACGTGAAGGGCAAGAACCGCATCACGGGCCTGATCACCTTCCCCACCAACAAGGGCGACGGATGGGACCGCCCCATCCTCTGCGACGAGAAGGTGTTCCAGTACGGCGACGCCATCGCCATCGTCTGCGCGGACACCGAGAAGAACGCCAAGGCGGCGGCCGAAAAAGTGAAAGTGGAACTTGAAGAACTGCCGGCCTACATGAGCGCCCCGGCGGCCATGGCCGACGACGCCATCGAGATCCATCCCGGCACCCCCAACATCTACTTCATCCAGAAGATCGCCAAGGGCGAAGAGACCAAGCCCGTCTTCGACAAGGCCGACGTGGTGGTGGAAGACGACTTCTACGTGGGACGCCAGCCCCACATGCCCATCGAGCCGGACGTAGGCTTCGCCTACCTCAACGACGAGGGCAAGCTGGTGATCCACTCCAAGTCCATCGGCCTGCACCTGCACCTCTACATGATCGCTCCGGGCCTTGGCGTCGAGGCCGACAAGCTGGTCATGATCCAGAACCCGGCGGGCGGCACCTTCGGCTACAAGTTCAGCCCCACCATGGAAGCCCTGGTGGGCGTGGCCGCCCTGGCCACCGGCCGCCCGGTGTTCCTGTGCTACGATTATCACCAGCAGCAGACCTACACCGGCAAGCGCTCGCCCTTCTTCATGAACGTGCGCCTGGCCGCCGGAAAGGACGGCAAGCTCCTGGGCATGGAATCCGACTGGACCGTGGACCACGGCCCCTACTCGGAGTTCGGCGACCTCTTGACCCTGCGCGGCGCGCAGTTCATCGGCGCGGGTTATTCCATCCCCAGCATCCGGGGCGAAGGCCGCACCGTGTGCACCAACCACGCATGGGGCTCGGCCTTCCGCGGTTACGGATCGCCCCAGAGCGAGTTCGCTTCGGAAGTGCTCATGGACGAGCTGGCCGAAAAGCTCGGCATGGACCCCCTGGAGCTGCGCTACCTCAACTGCTACCGCAAGGGCGACACCACCCCCAACGGCCAGGAGCCCGAAGTCCTGAGCCTGCCGGAGATGATCGACATCCTGCGCCCCAAGTACCAGGCCGCCAAAGCCAAGGCCGCGAAGAACTCCACCGCCGAGGTCAAGCGCGGCGTGGGCATCTCCCTTGGCGTGTACGGCGCGGGCCTGGACGGCCCCGACGCCTCCGAGGCGTATGTTGAGCTCAACCCCGACAACACCATCACCATCTTCAACACCTGGGAAGACCACGGCCAGGGCGCGGACATGGGCTCGCTCGGCACCGCGCACGAGGCCCTGCGTCCCATGGGCGTGAAGCCCGAGCAGATCAAGCTGGTGATGAACGACACCAGCGTCGCCCCCAACTCCGGCCCGGCGGGCGGCAGCCGCTCCCAGGTCATGGTGGGCAAGGCCATCATCGCGGGCTGCGAACTGCTCATGGCCGCCATGCGCAAGGCCGACAAGACCTACCGCACCTACGACGAGATGGTGGCCGAGAATATCCCCACCAAGTACACCGGCCAGTGGACCGCCCCGGCCACCCACTGCGACACCAACGGCGTGGGCAACCCCTTCAGCTGCTACATGTACGGCCTGTTCATGTCCGAAGTGGCCGTTGAAGTGGCCACCGGCAAGACCACCGTGGAGAAGATGACCCTGGTGGCCGACGTCGGCACCCTGTGCAACAAGCTCGTGGTGGACGGCCAGATGTACGGCGGCATCGCCCAGGGCATCGGCCTGGCCCTCTCCGAGGACTTCGAGGACATCAAGAAGCACTCCACCCTGGTGGGCGCGGGCTTCCCCTACACCCAGCAGATCCCCGATGACATGGAACTGATCTACGTGGAGACCCCGCGCGAGCACGGCCCCCACGGCGCGTCCGGCACGGGCGAGCTGCCGCTCACCTGCCCCCACGCGGCGGTGATCAACGCCATCTACAACGCCTGCGGCGTGCGCATCACCAAGCTCCCGGCCCTGCCGGAAAAGGTGCTGGCGGGCCTCAAGGCCAAGCAGTAACGTGAGCGCGCCGGTCCACGGACCGGCGCGATCGCTCACTCCAACAAGGGAGCGGGGGCCGTTGCGCCCCGCTCCCTCCCCCTTGGAAGGCCCATGGAACAACGCGACCTCAGAGACTGGGAACGGCGCTGCATCCAGGAGGAACAGCCCGCCTGCCAGGCCGCCTGCCCCCTCCACGTGGACGTGCGAGCCTTCATGGAGCGCATGCGCGCGGGCGACCACGACGGCGCGCGCAAGGTCCTGGACAGGACCATGCCGCTTCCAGGCATCCTGGCCCGCATCTGCGACCACCCCTGCGAAAACGCCTGCATCCGACGCGACGCGGGCGGGACGCTGGCCGTGGGCGAACTGGAACGCGCTTGCATCCGGCTGGCCAGGCCCTCGCCCAAACCCCTGACGCTCCCCGGCAGGGGCAAGCGCGCCGCCGTTGCCGGAACAGGCCTCGCAGCCCTGGTCTGCGCCTGGGATCTGGCGCGCAAGGGCCACGAGGTCACTCTTTTCTGCCCCGATCCGGCTCCCGGGGGCCGCCTGCGCGGGCTGCCCCCCCACATCCTGCCTCCAGAGGCCCTGGAGCGCGAGATCGAGCGCCTGCGCGCCCTGGGGGTAGTCCTGCGCCCGGGCGAGGCCTGGCGCGGCGGGCTCGAACCCGATTACGACGCGGCTTTCGTGGAACACGGCCAGCCCGGATGCCCGGAACGCCGCGAAGAGGTCGATGCCGTGACCCTCTCGTCCGGGGCCCCCGGCGTCTTCCACGGCGGTTGGCCCGCAGCCGGGGGTGGCCTTTCCTCCATGGCTGAGGCTGCGGACGGTCGCCGCGCAGCGGCATCCATTGACCGGTTCATGACCGGGGCGTCCCTCACCGCCGAGCGCGACAAGGAAGGGGCCTGCGCAACGCGCCTTTTCACCTCCCTGGAGGGCGTGGCGCCCCTGCCCCGCCTGGAGCCTGACGACGCCCAAGGCTACGCCGACCCGGCCCGGGCCTCGGCCGAGGCCGCGCGCTGCCTGCTTTGCCAGTGCCTGGAATGCGTGAAGCGCTGCACCTATCTTGAGCGCCACAAAGGCTATCCCAAAAAGTACGCCCGCCAGATCTACAACAACGCGGCCATCGTTCAGGGCGTGCACCAGGCCAACCGCATGGTCAATTCGTGCAGCCTCTGCGGGCTGTGCGCTTCGGTGTGCCCCGAAGGCTTTTCCATGGCCGAACTGTGCCTCACGGCCAGACGCGACATGGTGGAGCGCGGCAAAATGCCCCCCTCGGTCCACGAGTTCGCCCTGGAGGACATGGCCTTCAACAACGGTCCGGCCTTCGCCCTGGCCCGCCATGAGCCGGGGCGCTCCCGAAGCTCCCACCTCTTCTTCCCCGGCTGCCAGCTGGCCGCCTCACGCCCCGGCCACGTGGAGAGCGCCTACGCCTTCCTGCGCGGCCGCCTGGAGGGAGGCGTGGGGCTCATGCTGGGCTGCTGCGGCGCGCCCGCCCTGTGGTCCGGCAGGGAGGAGCTGTTCCGGAACTCCCTGCGCGACCTCGAAGCCAGCTGGGAGGCCCTGGGCCGTCCGCGCGTCGTCACGGCCTGCGCCTCGTGCCTCGCGCTCTTTGGCGAGCACGCGCCGCATCTCGGGGCCGTCTCGCTCTGGGAGGTCCTGGATGCGGCCCCGCTGCCCGAGCCCACGGGGGCGCGCCCGGACGGCCCCGTGGCCGTGCACGATCCCTGCACCCTGCGCCACGCCCCCGGCGTGCGCGGGGCCGTGCGCGCCGTGCTCGCCCGCCTGGGCGTGCCCTTCGAGGAACTGCCCCGGGGCGGCGAACGCACCGAGTGCTGCGGCTACGGCGGACTCATGGCCGAGGCCGATCCCGAACTGGCCCGCGAGGTCACGGCCCGTCAGGCGTCCCAGAGCCCCCTGGACTACGCCGCCTCCTGCGCCATGTGCCGCGACAGGCTGGCCCGCCAGGGCAAGCGGACCTGGCACGCCCTGGACTTCGTGTTCCCCGGCCCCCTCCATGCCCCCGAAGCCGCCGGGCCGGGCCTCTCGGATCGCCAGGAGTCGCGCGCGCGCCTGAAAGCCGCCCTGCTGCGCGACGTGTGGGGCGAAATCCCCGACGAGGACGCGCCGCAAGGCCCCTCCATCGTGCTCGGCCCCGAGGCCGCCGCGCTCCTGGAGGACCGGCGCATCCTGCGCGAAGACCTGCGCGCCGTGCTCGCCCACGCCCGGGCGTCGGGCGCGTTCTTCACAGACCGCTCCACGGGACGCTCGCTGGCCAGCCTGCGCCCCCGACGCGTCACCTTCTGGGCGCTGTACTCCCCGAGCGGCGAGGGCTTCGAGGTCCACCGCGCCTGGAGCCACCGCATGGAGGTCCCTCCGGCGGCGGCCGGGGAGGCGGGCAAGGGGTCGGCCGAACTGGTCTACCTGCCGGAAGCGGGCGACTGGGCCTGCTCCTGCGGGGAACCTCTCGCGCCGCGCCCCGTGGACGTGTCCTATCTGGGCAGCGGATTCCGCATCACGCTCCTGGCCTGCTCCTCCTGCAGCGCGTCGCTGGTCCCCGAAAGCCTGGCAACGGGCAAAATGGCCCAGGTGGAAGCCCTCCTGGAGGACAAGTAGCGTGGGCGAACCAAGGCTCTTCGAGCTAGAGGACTTCCTGCGCGCCGCCGGGCCCGCCCTGCGCCCCGGCGGCACGACCCTCACCGCCCTGGCCCTGGAGCACTGCCGCCTGCCCGAAGGCGCCCTGGTGGCGGACGTGGGCTGCGGGCGCGGCGCGTCGCTGGCCCTGCTGGAGGGCAAGGGGTTTCGCGCCGTGGGCATCGACCCTTCCGCCGCGCTGCTCTCCCAGGCCCCTCGCGAGGCCCCCGGGGCGCGGCTGGCCCTGGGGCGCGCCGAGGCCCTGCCGTTCAAGCCCGGCCGCTTCGCCGCCGCCTTCTGTGAATGCGTGCTCTCCCTGACCGCCGACCCGCTCCGGGCATTGCGGGAGATCAGGCGGGTCCTGGCCGTCGGAGGCTTCCTCGCGCTCTCGGACCTCTACCTGCGCGACCCCCAGGCAGGCGGGGCTGAACCGCCCCCGGGCTGCGCCTCGGGAACCGTGTCCCGCCAGACCCTGGAGGAACGCCTTCGCCAGGCCGGGTTCGCTGTGCTGGTCTTCGTGGACCACAGCCGCCTGCTGGCGGAATTGGCCGGGCGACTGCTCTTCGCGGGCCTCTCCATCAAAGACCTGGGCCTGGGCGGCCCCTGCCGGGGCAGACCCGGCTACTGCTTGTGCATCGCCCAACGGGAGGACTAGATGAGCCGCTACCTCATGGACATCCTGCCCCTGGCCGCCAGGGGCTACTGTTGCAGCCAGATTCTGGGGCTCCTGGCCCTCAGCGCCCAGGACGCCGACAACCCCGGCCTGGTGCGCGCCCTGGGGGGCCTGTGCCACGGCATGGGCCAGTGCGGCCGCACGTGCGGCGTGCTCACGGGCGGGGCCTGCGTCCTCTCCCTGTATCTTGGCCGGGGAGCGGACCACGAAACCGCCTCGGACAAGGCCGACCTGGCCGTCTCGGAGTTCGTGGAGTGGTTCGAGGAGCGCACGGCCCCCTACGGAGGCACGGCCTGCGCGGACATCCTGGGCGAGTGCCACGACGCCAAGCCCGACATGAGCCGCTGCGCGGGGATCATCGGCGACGCCTGGGGACGCATCCTGGAAATCCTCGCGGAGCAGGGCGTGGACCCGGCGCGGCCCAGGGAGTGAGCATGCCCCCGCAGTCCGCGCCGCCCTGCCCGGCCGACACATGGAGCCTCTGCCCCGTCTGCCTGAAGCGCCTGCCCGCCCGCAGGGCCACCCACGGCGACTGCGTGTTCCTGGAGCGCACCTGCCCGGACCACGGCCACTTCCGCGTGCCCGTGTGGGTCGGGGAGCCCGCCCTGTCGTCCTGGCGGCGTCCCAAGACGCCCTCGCCCCCCAATCCCGGGGGCGAAACCGGGCGCGGATGCCCTTACGACTGCGGCCTTTGCGCCGCCCACGCCCAGCACACCTGCACCGCCCTGGTGGAGGTGACCGGACGCTGCGACCTGTGCTGCCCGGTCTGCTTCGCCGACTCCGGCCACGGCGCGTCGGCCGACCCCTCCCTGGAAGCCCTGCGTCGCCGCCTGGTCGCGTTGCGTCTCCAGGCAGGAGCGTGCAACCTCCAGCTCTCCGGCGGGGAGCCCACCGTGCGCGACGACCTCCCTGAGATCGTGGCCGCCGCGCGGGAGGCGAGGTTCGCCTTCGTGCAACTCAACACCAACGGTCTGCGCCTGGCCCGCGAACACGGCTACGCCGCGCGTCTTGCCCGGGCCGGCCTGGCCTCGGTGTTCCTCCAGTTCGACGGCTCCGACGCGGCCTGCGCCGCCCTGAGGGGCCGCGCGCTCCTCTCGGAGAAGCTCGCGGCAGTGGAGGCCTGCGCCCGGGCCGGGCTGGGGGTGGTGCTCGTGCCCACGGTGGCGCGCGGGGTCAACGAGGGGGAGCTGGGGGCGATCCTCGCCCTGGCCCTGTCCCTGGCCCCCGGGGTGCGCGGGGTGCATTTCCAGCCCATGGCCGCCTTCGGCCGCCGCCCCGGCAAGCCCGGCGAGCGCGGCCTGCACGGCCCCACCCTGCCGGAGACGCTGCGGCTCCTGGTGGCGCAATCCGAAGGGCTCCTGCGCGCGGAGCATTTCCATCCTCCAGGATGTGAGCACGCCATGTGCTCCTTCTCGGGCACGTTCCTGCGCGAGGGGCACGGGCTCAAGCCCCTGGGGGATGCGGCGGGCGGCTGTTGCCCGGAGCCGTCGCCCCAGGTCCCGTCGGCCCTGGAGGGCGCAACGGCATCCCGGGCCTTCACCGCGCGCCAGTGGGCCGCGCCGCCGCCCGAGCCAGCCCCCGGACTTGCCGCCGACGATTTCGACCGCTTCCTTGCGCAAGCCGGGAGTTCCAACCGCTTCAGCATCTCCTGCATGGCCTTCCAGGACGCCTGGACCGTGGACCTGGAACGCCTGCGCGGCTGCTGCATCCACGTGAGCCAGCCCGACGGCGGCCTGATCCCCTTCTGCGCCTTGAACATCGTTTCGTCCACGGGAAGGCCCCTGCACCGCGAAGGAGGCCTGCCGTGACGCGCTGCCCACTGGACGCCTGGATCGAGGCCCGAACCGGCGTGTCCGGCCCCGATCCCGCCGCGTTGCGTCGCTGGCAGATCGAAAGCCTCTTCAAAATAGCCGAGTGGGCCAGGGCGCAAAGTCCGCTCTACGCCGCGCGACTGGCCGGGGTGAACCTCTCATCCAGGGACTCCGCCGCCCTGCCGTTCACAACGCCCGACGATCTGCGCGGCCGCGCGCACGACCTGCTCTGCGTCTCCCAGGACGAGGTGGAGCGCGTGGTGACACTCACCACCTCCGGCACCACCGGCAGCTCCAAGCGCATCTTCCTTACGGGACACGACCTGGAGTCCACACTGGACTTCTTCCGCCGGGGCATGGCCACCTTCACCGGCCCCGGCGACGCCGTGCTGGTGCTCCTGCCGGGCAGACGCGATGACTGCGCGGCCGTGCTCCTGGCCAGGGCGCTGGAGGAGATCGGCGTGCGCGCGGTGTTGTCGCCCTGGCCCTGCCCGCCGTACGAAGCCCTGCGCCTGGCCGTGAGGGAGGGCGTCACCTGCCTGGCCGCCCTGCCCTCGCAGCTGGCCGCGCTGTTGGCGGAATGTCCCGGCGGGGGCATCGCGAGGGTGGACCGCGCGCTCACCTCCGGCGAACCCGTGTCCGACTCCCTGCGCCTGGCCGCCGCGCGCGCGGGCATCGAGGTCTACGCCCACTACGGCCTCACCGAGACGGGCTTCGGCGGCGGGGTGGAATGCCAGGCCCACAGCGGCTACCATCTGCGCGAGGCAGACATCCTGGTGGAGATCGTGGACCCCTTCACCGGAGCGCCGCTCCTTCCCGGGGCCGACGGCGAGGTGGTGCTGAGCACGCTCTCGCGCGTCGGCATGCCGCTGCTGCGCTACCGCACCGGCGATCTGTCCCGGATGCTCCCCGGCCCCTGTCCCTGCGGCAGCCCCCTGCCCCGGCTCGGCCCCGTCACGGGGCGCATCGTGCGCTCGAGCGGGCACATCCGCATCCAAACCCCTACCAAAGGAACGGCCCAAGCCTCATGACCGATCTCCTGAAGACCCTCACCGGCTGGCTGAGCCAGGGCATGCCCGTGGCCGTTGCCACCATCGTCACCAACGAGGGCTCCACGCCGCGCACGGCCGGGGCCAAGCTCCTGGCGCGCCCGGACGGGACCATGGCGGGCACCGTGGGCGGCGGCCTCGTGGAGGCCCAGGTGCTCCAGGCCGCCGCACGGACACTGGAGAGCGGCGCGTCCGAACTGCTGGACTTCAACCTCACGGGCGAACTGGCCGCCGGGGCGGACATGATCTGCGGCGGAAGGCTGCGGGTGTTCCTGGAGCGCGTGCTCCCCGGCCCCGAGGCGGCGCTCTTCGACCGGCTGGAAGCCCTGCTTTCCGGGGGTCGCGCCTGCCTGCTGGCCACGCCCCTGGACGGCGGCCGACGCGCACTCCTGACCCTGCACGGTGAGCAGGCCCCCTCCGGCTTGCCCCCGGACGTGGAACAGGGCCTGCGCGAGGCCGCCCGGGACATCCAGGCCCCCATGATCCATGAGGCGGCCGACGGCGTGCGCCGCCTCCTGGAGCCGTTCATCCCCCGCCCGCTGCTGGTGGTGGCCGGAGGCGGCCACGTGTCGCTGCCCACTTCGCGCATCGCGGCCATGGTCGGCTTTCGCGTGGCGGTGCTGGACGACAGGCCTGAGTTCGCCAATCCCGAACGGTTTCCCTGGGCGGCCCTGGCCCGGGCCGTGCCCATGGAGCGCTGCCTGGACGGCCTGGACATCGGCCCCGACGCCAGCGTGGCCATCGTCACGCGCGGGCACGTGCACGACGCCCTGGTGCTCTCCCTGGCCCTACGCACCTCCGCCGGGTACGTGGGCATGATCGGCAGCCGCCGCAAGCGCGACGCGGTTTACGACAAGCTGCGCAAGGAAGGCTTCACCGAAACGGACCTGGCCCGCGTGCGCTGCCCCATCGGCCTGGACATCGGGGCGCAGACGCCCGAGGAAATCGCCGTGAGCATCGTGGCCGAACTCATCCAGTCCCGCGCCGTGCGCCAGGGGCTGCCTCTGTGAACCTTCGAGGGCGCAAGGAAGCCGACGCCGGAGCGCGCGCATGACGACGGTTCTTCCGCAAGCGCCGCGCGTGGCGGCGGTGATCCTCGCGGCCGGGCTTTCCTCGCGCATGGAGGGCGGTTTCAAGCCGCTCATGCCCCTGGGCGGGGCCACCGTCCTGGAGCGCGCGGCAGTTCTGTTGCACCAGTGCGGCGCGGAGCACGCGCTGGTCGTGGCGGGCAACAGGGCCTGCGAGGTGAACGCCGAGGCGCAACGCCTGGGCCTGGCCTGCGTGGAGAACCCCGACTTCCTGGAGGGCATGTTCAGTTCCGTGCGCGCGGGCCTGGCGGCCCTGCCCGGAGGCTTCGACGCCGTGCTCGTGCTGCCCGTGGACATCCCCCTGGTGCGCCCTGCCACCGTGCGCCTGCTGCTGGCGTCCTGGCGGGGCCAGGCCGTGGCCTACCCCACATTCGCAGGCGAGCGGGGCCACCCCCCCCTGCTGGCCGCGCGGACCGTGCCCAGCGTGCTGGCCTGGGACGGAAACAGGGGGCTGCGCGGGGCGCTGGAGGCCGTCGAAATGCTCGAACCAGCCCTGGAAACGCCCTGCGCCGACGCCAACATCCTCTTCGACCTGGACACCCCCGAGGACTACCGCGAGGCGGCGTTGCGGGCGGCGCGCCTCTCCCGGCCCGGCACGGCCGAGGCCCTGGCCCTGCTGGCGCTCCACGGCGTGCCGGAGCGGGGCCTGGCCCATGCCCGGGCCGTGGCCCGCGTGGCCGTGGCCCTGGCGGACGCGCTCAACGCACGGCGCGTCCTCTCCGGCGCGCTGCCGCCGCTGGACACGGAGCTGATCGAGTCCGCCGCCCTGCTCCACGACATCGCCAAGGGCCGCCCCGGACACGAGGCCCTGGGCGGGCGCATCCTGGATGCCGCAGGTTTTCCCGAGGCCGCGCGCATCGTGGAGGCCCACCGCGACCTGAGCCTGCCGGAAGAAGCCCCCCTCACCGGGCGCGAGGTGGTCTACCTGGCCGACAAGCTGGCCCGGGGGGCGCAGTTGGTGGAGGTGTCCCGGCGCTTCCAGGAAAAGCTGGACCGCTTCGGGGCCGATCCCGAGGCCTTCCGGGCCATCAGCGGACGGCGCGACCGCGCCCTGTCCATGCTCGCGCGGGTGGAGCGCGAGGCGGGCTGGCCCGTGGCGGAAATCCTCCGGCGCGCGGGGCTCCCCGCCCCGGTCGGGGGCGGCGCGTGAGCCGCGTGCTTTACCTGATGCGCCACGGAGCCACGCCCGTGGAAACGCCCCGGCTTTTCCTGGGACGCACGGACGCGCCCCTCTCGGATCTGGGCCGCGCCCAGGCCCTGCGCTGGCGCGACGCCCTGGCGAGCTTCCCCCTGGACGCGGCGTGGTGCTCGCCCCTGGCGCGCGCCCGGGAGACGGCGCTCCTGGCCCTGTCGGGAAGGGGCATGGTGCGCGCGCGCTCCACGGACGGGACGGAGGCCGCGACCCGGCCCCAGGATGCGGAACATCCGAAGCTGGCACTGGATGCGAAGCATCCGGCTCTGGCACTGGATGCGAAGCATCCGGCTCTGGCGCGGCAGGCGGAGCATCCGGCCCTGAACGGCCAGACGCGGACCGCGCCATCGGCGGGACCGGCGGAAGCCCTGATTCTGCCGGAGCTGGCGGAAATCGACCTGGGCGCGTGGGAAGGGCTCAGCGTGGAGGAGGTGCGGCGGCAATTCCCCGGGCAGTACGAGGCGCGCGGCCGGGATCTGGCGGGCTTCCGCCCTCCCGGCGGCGAGAGTTTCCAGGACGTGGCCCGGCGCGCAGCCAGGGCGCTGGACGCCATGGCCCGCGCCGCCGGCCCCGGGCCGTGGCGCATCCTGGCCGTGGCCCACGCGGGGTTCAACCGGGCGCTCCTGTGCTCCCT
This sequence is a window from Fundidesulfovibrio magnetotacticus. Protein-coding genes within it:
- a CDS encoding DVU_1551 family NTP transferase, giving the protein MTTVLPQAPRVAAVILAAGLSSRMEGGFKPLMPLGGATVLERAAVLLHQCGAEHALVVAGNRACEVNAEAQRLGLACVENPDFLEGMFSSVRAGLAALPGGFDAVLVLPVDIPLVRPATVRLLLASWRGQAVAYPTFAGERGHPPLLAARTVPSVLAWDGNRGLRGALEAVEMLEPALETPCADANILFDLDTPEDYREAALRAARLSRPGTAEALALLALHGVPERGLAHARAVARVAVALADALNARRVLSGALPPLDTELIESAALLHDIAKGRPGHEALGGRILDAAGFPEAARIVEAHRDLSLPEEAPLTGREVVYLADKLARGAQLVEVSRRFQEKLDRFGADPEAFRAISGRRDRALSMLARVEREAGWPVAEILRRAGLPAPVGGGA
- a CDS encoding histidine phosphatase family protein, producing the protein MSRVLYLMRHGATPVETPRLFLGRTDAPLSDLGRAQALRWRDALASFPLDAAWCSPLARARETALLALSGRGMVRARSTDGTEAATRPQDAEHPKLALDAKHPALALDAKHPALARQAEHPALNGQTRTAPSAGPAEALILPELAEIDLGAWEGLSVEEVRRQFPGQYEARGRDLAGFRPPGGESFQDVARRAARALDAMARAAGPGPWRILAVAHAGFNRALLCSLLGIPLERLFCLGQDHACLSVLSLDGERPALQALNLPPGTNPPV